One segment of Brassica napus chloroplast, complete genome DNA contains the following:
- the psbZ gene encoding photosystem II protein Z, which produces MTIAFQLAVFALIITSSILLISVPVVFASPDGWSSNKNVVFSGTSLWIGLVFLVGILNSLIS; this is translated from the coding sequence ATGACTATTGCTTTTCAATTGGCTGTTTTTGCATTAATTATTACTTCATCAATCTTACTGATTAGTGTACCCGTTGTATTTGCGTCTCCTGATGGGTGGTCGAGTAACAAAAATGTTGTATTTTCTGGTACATCTTTATGGATTGGATTAGTCTTCTTGGTGGGTATCCTTAATTCTCTTATCTCTTGA
- the rps4 gene encoding ribosomal protein S4, whose protein sequence is MSRYRGPRFKKIRRLGALPGLTSKRPRAGSDLRNQSRSGKKSQYRIRLEEKQKLRFHYGLTERQLLKYVRIAGKAKGSTGQVLLQLLEMRLDNILFRLGMALTIPQARQLVNHGHILVNGRIVDIPSYRCKPRDIITVKDEQNSRTLVQNLLESSAPEELPNHLTLHTFQYEGLVNQIIDRKCVGLKINELLVVEYYSRQT, encoded by the coding sequence ATGTCACGTTACCGAGGGCCTCGTTTTAAAAAAATACGCCGTCTGGGGGCTTTACCGGGACTAACTAGTAAAAGGCCTAGGGCAGGAAGCGATCTTAGAAACCAATCACGCTCCGGAAAAAAATCTCAATATCGTATTCGTTTAGAAGAAAAACAAAAATTGCGTTTTCATTATGGTCTTACAGAACGCCAATTACTTAAATATGTTCGTATCGCCGGAAAAGCTAAGGGGTCAACGGGTCAAGTTTTATTACAATTACTTGAAATGCGTTTGGATAACATCCTTTTTCGGTTGGGTATGGCTTTGACTATTCCTCAAGCGCGCCAATTAGTTAACCATGGGCATATTTTAGTTAATGGTCGTATAGTTGATATACCAAGTTATCGATGCAAACCCCGAGATATTATTACAGTGAAGGATGAACAAAACTCTAGAACTTTGGTTCAAAATCTTCTTGAGTCATCTGCCCCCGAGGAATTGCCAAACCATCTGACTCTTCACACATTCCAATATGAAGGGTTAGTCAATCAAATAATAGATAGGAAATGCGTCGGTTTGAAAATAAATGAATTGCTTGTCGTAGAATATTACTCTCGCCAGACTTAA
- the psaA gene encoding photosystem I P700 chlorophyll a apoprotein A1, which translates to MIIRSPEPEVKILVDRDPIKTSFEEWAKPGHFSRTIAKGPDTTTWIWNLHADAHDFDSHTSDLEEISRKVFSAHFGQLSIIFLWLSGMYFHGARFSNYEAWLSDPTHIGPSAQVVWPIVGQEILNGDVGGGFRGIQITSGFFQLWRASGITSELQLYCTAIGALVFAALMLFAGWFHYHKAAPKLAWFQDVESMLNHHLAGLLGLGSLSWAGHQVHVSLPINQFLNAGVDPKEIPLPHEFILNRDLLAQLYPSFAEGATPFFTLNWSKYSDFLTFRGGLDPVTGGLWLTDTAHHHLAIAILFLIAGHMYRTNWGIGHGLKDILEAHKGPFTGQGHKGLYEILTTSWHAQLSLNLAMLGSLTIVVAHHMYSMPPYPYLATDYATQLSLFTHHMWIGGFLIVGAAAHAAIFMVRDYDPTNRYNDLLDRVLRHRDAIISHLNWVCIFLGFHSFGLYIHNDTMSALGRPQDMFSDTAIQLQPVFAQWIQNTHALAPGVTAPGETASTSLTWGGGELVAVGGKVALLPIPLGTADFLVHHIHAFTIHVTVLILLKGVLFARSSRLIPDKANLGFRFPCDGPGRGGTCQVSAWDHVFLGLFWMYNSISVVIFHFSWKMQSDVWGSISDQGVVTHITGGNFAQSSITINGWLRDFLWAQASQVIQSYGSSLSAYGLFFLGAHFVWAFSLMFLFSGRGYWQELIESIVWAHNKLKVAPATQPRALSIVQGRAVGVTHYLLGGIATTWAFFLARIIAVG; encoded by the coding sequence ATGATTATTCGTTCGCCGGAACCAGAAGTCAAAATTTTGGTAGATAGGGATCCCATAAAAACTTCTTTCGAGGAATGGGCTAAACCCGGTCATTTCTCAAGAACAATAGCTAAGGGACCTGATACTACCACTTGGATCTGGAACCTACATGCTGATGCTCACGATTTTGATAGTCATACCAGTGATTTGGAGGAAATCTCTCGAAAAGTATTTAGTGCCCATTTTGGCCAACTCTCTATCATCTTTCTTTGGCTGAGTGGCATGTATTTCCACGGTGCTCGTTTTTCCAATTATGAAGCATGGCTGAGTGATCCTACTCACATTGGACCTAGTGCTCAGGTGGTTTGGCCAATAGTGGGCCAAGAAATCCTGAATGGAGATGTGGGCGGAGGCTTCCGAGGAATACAAATAACCTCTGGCTTTTTTCAGCTTTGGCGAGCATCTGGAATAACTAGTGAATTACAACTTTATTGTACCGCAATTGGCGCATTGGTCTTCGCAGCCTTAATGCTTTTTGCTGGTTGGTTCCATTATCACAAAGCAGCTCCAAAATTGGCTTGGTTCCAAGATGTAGAATCTATGTTGAATCACCATTTAGCAGGGCTACTAGGACTTGGGTCCCTTTCGTGGGCAGGACATCAAGTACATGTATCTTTACCGATTAACCAATTTCTAAATGCTGGAGTAGATCCTAAAGAAATACCACTTCCTCATGAATTTATCTTGAATCGGGATCTTTTGGCTCAACTTTATCCAAGTTTTGCTGAAGGAGCAACCCCCTTTTTTACCTTGAATTGGTCAAAATACTCAGACTTTCTTACTTTTCGTGGTGGATTAGATCCAGTGACCGGGGGTCTATGGTTAACCGATACAGCACATCATCATTTAGCTATCGCAATTCTTTTCCTAATAGCAGGTCATATGTATAGGACCAACTGGGGTATTGGTCATGGTCTAAAAGATATTTTAGAGGCTCATAAAGGTCCATTTACAGGCCAAGGCCATAAAGGTCTATATGAAATTCTAACAACATCATGGCATGCTCAATTATCTCTTAACCTGGCTATGTTAGGCTCTTTAACTATTGTTGTAGCTCACCATATGTATTCCATGCCCCCTTATCCATATCTAGCTACTGACTATGCTACACAACTATCATTGTTCACACATCACATGTGGATTGGTGGATTTCTCATAGTTGGTGCTGCTGCGCATGCAGCCATTTTTATGGTAAGAGACTATGATCCAACTAATCGATACAACGATTTATTAGATCGTGTCCTGAGGCATCGCGATGCAATCATATCACACCTCAACTGGGTATGTATATTTCTAGGCTTCCACAGTTTTGGTTTGTATATTCATAATGATACCATGAGTGCTTTAGGGCGTCCACAAGATATGTTTTCAGATACTGCTATACAATTACAACCAGTCTTTGCTCAATGGATACAAAATACCCATGCTTTAGCACCTGGTGTAACAGCCCCTGGTGAAACAGCGAGCACCAGTTTGACTTGGGGGGGCGGTGAGTTAGTAGCAGTGGGTGGCAAAGTAGCTTTGCTACCTATTCCATTAGGAACGGCCGACTTTTTGGTACATCATATTCATGCATTTACAATTCATGTGACGGTATTGATACTGTTGAAAGGTGTTTTATTTGCTCGTAGCTCGCGGTTAATACCAGATAAAGCAAATCTTGGTTTTCGTTTCCCTTGTGATGGGCCTGGAAGAGGAGGAACGTGTCAAGTATCTGCTTGGGATCATGTCTTCTTAGGACTATTCTGGATGTACAATTCTATTTCGGTAGTAATATTCCATTTCAGTTGGAAAATGCAGTCAGATGTTTGGGGTAGTATAAGCGATCAAGGGGTGGTAACTCATATTACCGGAGGAAACTTTGCACAGAGTTCCATTACTATTAATGGGTGGCTCCGCGATTTCTTATGGGCACAAGCATCTCAGGTAATTCAATCTTATGGTTCTTCGTTATCTGCATATGGTCTTTTTTTCCTAGGTGCTCATTTTGTATGGGCTTTCAGTTTAATGTTTCTATTCAGCGGGCGTGGTTATTGGCAAGAACTTATTGAATCCATTGTTTGGGCTCATAATAAATTAAAAGTTGCTCCTGCTACTCAGCCTAGAGCCTTGAGCATTGTACAAGGACGTGCTGTAGGAGTAACCCATTACCTTCTGGGTGGAATTGCCACAACATGGGCGTTCTTCTTAGCAAGAATTATTGCAGTAGGATAA
- the ycf3 gene encoding photosystem I assembly protein Ycf3: MPRSRINGNFIDKTFTIVADILLRVIPTTSGEKEAFTYYRDGMSAQSEGNYAEALQNYYEAMRLEIDPYDRSYILYNIGLIHTSNGEHTKALEYYFRALERNPFLPQAFNNMAVICHYRGEQAIQQGDSEMAEAWFAQAAEYWKQAITLTPGNYIEAQNWLTITRRFE; this comes from the exons ATGCCAAGATCGCGTATAAATGGAAATTTTATTGATAAAACCTTTACAATTGTAGCCGATATCTTATTACGAGTCATTCCGACAACTTCCGGAGAAAAAGAGGCATTTACTTATTACAGAGATGGT ATGTCGGCTCAATCTGAAGGAAATTATGCGGAAGCATTACAGAATTATTATGAAGCTATGCGACTAGAAATTGACCCCTATGATCGAAGTTATATACTCTATAATATAGGCCTTATCCACACAAGTAATGGGGAACATACCAAAGCTTTAGAATATTATTTTCGGGCATTAGAACGAAACCCCTTTTTACCACAAGCTTTTAATAATATGGCTGTGATCTGTCATTAC CGTGGAGAACAGGCCATTCAACAAGGAGATTCTGAAATGGCGGAGGCTTGGTTTGCTCAAGCCGCCGAGTATTGGAAACAGGCTATAACGCTTACTCCTGGTAATTATATTGAAGCACAGAATTGGTTGACGATCACGAGGCGCTTCGAATAA
- the psbC gene encoding photosystem II 44 kDa protein has product MKTLYSLRRFYHVETLFNGTLALAGRDQETTGFAWWAGNARLINLSGKLLGAHVAHAGLIVFWAGAMNLFEVAHFVPEKPMYEQGLILLPHLATLGWGVGPGGEVIDTFPYFVSGVLHLISSAVLGFGGIYHALLGPETLEESFPFFGYVWKDRNKMTTILGIHLILLGVGAFLLVFKALYFGGVYDTWAPGGGDVRKITNLTLSPSVIFGYLLKSPFGGEGWIVSVDDLEDIIGGHVWLGSICIFGGIWHILTKPFAWARRALVWSGEAYLSYSLAALSVCGFIACCFVWFNNTAYPSEFYGPTGPEASQAQAFTFLVRDQRLGANVGSAQGPTGLGKYLMRSPTGEVIFGGETMRFWDLRAPWLEPLRGPNGLDLSRLKKDIQPWQERRSAEYMTHAPLGSLNSVGGVATEINAVNYVSPRSWLSTSHFVLGFFLFVGHLWHAGRARAAAAGFEKGIDRDFEPVLSMTPLN; this is encoded by the coding sequence ATGAAAACCTTATATTCCCTGAGGAGGTTCTACCACGTGGAAACGCTCTTTAATGGAACTTTAGCTTTAGCTGGTCGTGACCAAGAAACCACTGGTTTCGCTTGGTGGGCCGGGAATGCCCGACTTATCAATTTATCTGGTAAACTATTGGGAGCTCATGTAGCCCATGCCGGATTAATCGTATTCTGGGCCGGAGCAATGAACTTATTTGAAGTGGCTCATTTTGTACCTGAAAAGCCCATGTATGAACAAGGATTGATTTTACTTCCCCACCTAGCCACTTTAGGCTGGGGGGTAGGTCCTGGGGGAGAAGTTATAGACACCTTTCCATACTTTGTATCTGGAGTACTTCACTTAATTTCTTCTGCAGTTTTGGGCTTTGGCGGTATTTATCATGCACTTCTGGGACCCGAAACTCTTGAAGAATCTTTTCCATTTTTCGGTTATGTATGGAAAGATAGAAATAAAATGACCACCATTTTGGGTATTCACTTAATTTTGTTAGGTGTAGGTGCTTTTCTTCTAGTATTCAAGGCTCTCTATTTTGGGGGCGTATATGATACCTGGGCTCCAGGAGGGGGGGATGTAAGAAAAATTACAAACTTGACTCTTAGCCCAAGTGTTATATTTGGTTATTTACTAAAATCTCCCTTTGGGGGAGAAGGATGGATTGTTAGTGTGGACGATTTGGAAGATATAATTGGAGGGCATGTATGGTTAGGTTCCATTTGTATATTTGGTGGAATCTGGCATATCTTAACCAAACCTTTTGCATGGGCTCGCCGCGCACTTGTATGGTCTGGGGAGGCTTACTTGTCTTATAGTTTAGCTGCTTTATCTGTTTGTGGTTTCATTGCTTGTTGTTTTGTCTGGTTTAATAATACTGCTTACCCTAGTGAGTTTTACGGACCTACAGGGCCAGAAGCTTCTCAAGCTCAAGCATTTACTTTTCTAGTTAGAGACCAACGTCTTGGAGCTAACGTGGGGTCTGCTCAAGGACCTACAGGTTTAGGTAAATACTTAATGCGTTCCCCGACTGGAGAAGTTATTTTTGGAGGAGAAACAATGCGTTTTTGGGATCTGCGTGCTCCCTGGTTAGAACCTTTAAGGGGTCCTAATGGTTTGGACTTAAGTAGGTTGAAAAAAGACATACAACCTTGGCAAGAACGACGTTCTGCAGAATATATGACTCATGCTCCTTTAGGTTCCTTAAATTCTGTAGGGGGCGTAGCTACTGAGATCAATGCAGTCAATTACGTCTCTCCGAGAAGTTGGTTATCTACCTCTCATTTTGTTCTAGGATTCTTCCTATTCGTGGGTCATTTATGGCACGCGGGAAGAGCTCGGGCAGCGGCAGCAGGATTTGAAAAAGGAATTGATCGTGATTTTGAACCTGTTCTTTCTATGACTCCTCTTAACTAA
- the psaB gene encoding photosystem I P700 chlorophyll a apoprotein A2 produces the protein MALRFPRFSQGLAQDPTTRRIWFGIATAHDFESHDDITEERLYQNIFASHFGQLAIIFLWTSGNLFHVAWQGNFETWIQDPLHVRPIAHAIWDPHFGQPAVEAFTRGGALGPVNIAYSGVYQWWYTIGLRTNEDLYTGALFLLFLSALSLIGGWLHLQPKWKPRVSWFKNAESRLNHHLSGLFGVSSLAWTGHLVHVAIPASRGEYVRWNNFLSVLPHPQGLGPLFTGQWNLYAQNPDSSSHLFGTSQGSGTAILTLLGGFHPQTQSLWLTDMAHHHLAIAILFLIAGHMYRTNFGIGHSIKDLLEAHIPPGGRLGRGHKGLYDTINNSIHFQLGLALASLGVITSLVAQHMYSLPAYAFIAQDFTTQAALYTHHQYIAGFIMTGAFAHGAIFFIRDYNPEQNEDNVLARMLDHKEAIISHLSWASLFLGFHTLGLYVHNDVMLAFGTPEKQILIEPIFAQWIQSAHGKTSYGFDVLLSSTNGPAFNAGRSIWLPGWLNAINENSNSLFLTIGPGDFLVHHAIALGLHTTTLILVKGALDARGSKLMPDKKDFGYSFPCDGPGRGGTCDISAWDAFYLAVFWMLNTIGWVTFYWHWKHITLWQGNVSQFNESSTYLMGWLRDYLWLNSSQLINGYNPFGMNSLSVWAWMFLFGHLVWATGFMFLISWRGYWQELIETLAWAHERTPLANLIRWKDKPVALSIVQARLVGLAHFSVGYIFTYAAFLIASTSGKFG, from the coding sequence ATGGCATTAAGATTTCCAAGGTTTAGCCAAGGCTTAGCTCAGGACCCCACTACTCGTCGTATTTGGTTTGGTATTGCTACCGCACATGACTTCGAGAGTCATGATGATATTACTGAAGAACGTCTTTATCAGAATATTTTTGCTTCTCATTTCGGGCAATTAGCAATAATTTTTCTGTGGACTTCCGGAAATTTGTTTCATGTAGCTTGGCAAGGAAATTTTGAGACATGGATACAAGACCCTTTACATGTAAGACCGATTGCTCATGCTATTTGGGATCCTCATTTTGGTCAACCGGCTGTGGAAGCATTTACTCGAGGAGGTGCTCTTGGCCCGGTGAATATAGCTTATTCTGGTGTTTATCAGTGGTGGTATACAATCGGTTTACGTACTAATGAAGATCTTTATACTGGAGCTCTTTTTCTATTATTTCTTTCTGCCCTATCCTTAATAGGGGGTTGGTTACACCTACAACCAAAATGGAAACCAAGAGTTTCATGGTTCAAAAATGCTGAATCTCGTCTGAATCATCATTTGTCAGGACTATTCGGGGTAAGCTCCTTGGCTTGGACAGGTCATTTAGTACATGTCGCTATTCCTGCATCCAGGGGGGAATATGTTCGATGGAATAATTTCTTAAGTGTATTACCGCATCCCCAAGGGTTAGGCCCACTTTTTACGGGTCAGTGGAATCTGTATGCTCAAAACCCCGATTCAAGTAGTCATTTATTTGGTACCTCCCAAGGATCAGGAACTGCCATTCTAACCCTTCTTGGGGGATTCCATCCACAAACGCAAAGTTTATGGCTAACCGATATGGCACATCATCATCTAGCTATCGCAATTCTTTTCCTCATTGCGGGTCATATGTATAGAACTAACTTTGGAATCGGACACAGTATAAAAGATCTTTTAGAAGCACATATTCCTCCGGGAGGACGGTTGGGGCGTGGGCATAAGGGTCTTTATGACACAATCAATAATTCGATTCATTTTCAATTAGGCCTTGCTCTAGCCTCCTTAGGAGTTATTACTTCCTTGGTAGCTCAACACATGTACTCTTTACCTGCTTATGCGTTCATAGCGCAAGATTTTACGACTCAAGCTGCGTTATATACCCATCACCAATACATTGCAGGATTCATCATGACAGGAGCTTTTGCTCATGGAGCTATATTTTTTATTAGAGATTACAATCCAGAACAGAATGAGGATAACGTATTGGCAAGAATGTTAGACCATAAAGAAGCTATCATATCCCATTTAAGTTGGGCCAGCCTCTTTCTAGGGTTCCATACTTTGGGACTTTATGTTCATAATGACGTCATGCTTGCTTTTGGTACTCCCGAAAAACAAATCTTGATCGAACCCATATTTGCCCAATGGATACAATCCGCTCATGGGAAAACTTCATATGGATTTGATGTACTTTTATCTTCGACAAATGGCCCAGCATTTAATGCGGGTCGAAGCATATGGTTGCCCGGCTGGTTAAATGCTATTAATGAGAATAGTAATTCATTATTCTTAACAATAGGTCCTGGAGATTTCTTGGTTCATCATGCTATTGCTTTAGGTTTACATACAACTACATTGATCTTAGTAAAAGGTGCTTTAGATGCACGTGGTTCCAAGTTAATGCCAGATAAAAAGGATTTCGGGTATAGTTTTCCTTGCGATGGTCCGGGACGAGGTGGTACTTGTGATATTTCGGCTTGGGACGCATTTTATTTGGCAGTTTTTTGGATGTTAAATACTATTGGATGGGTTACTTTTTATTGGCATTGGAAACACATCACATTATGGCAAGGTAACGTTTCACAGTTTAATGAATCTTCCACTTATTTGATGGGATGGTTAAGAGATTATCTATGGTTAAACTCTTCACAACTTATCAATGGATATAACCCGTTTGGTATGAATAGTTTATCAGTCTGGGCATGGATGTTCTTATTTGGGCATCTTGTTTGGGCTACTGGATTTATGTTCTTAATTTCCTGGCGTGGTTATTGGCAGGAATTGATTGAAACTTTAGCATGGGCTCATGAACGTACACCTTTGGCAAATTTGATTCGATGGAAAGATAAACCAGTAGCTCTTTCAATTGTGCAAGCAAGATTGGTTGGATTAGCTCACTTTTCTGTAGGTTATATATTCACTTATGCGGCTTTCTTGATTGCCTCCACGTCGGGCAAATTCGGTTAA
- the psbD gene encoding photosystem II protein D2, translating to MTIALGKFTKDEKDLFDIMDDWLRRDRFVFVGWSGLLLFPCAYFALGGWFTGTTFVTSWYTHGLASSYLEGCNFLTAAVSTPANSLAHSLLLLWGPEAQGDFTRWCQLGGLWAFVALHGAFALIGFMLRQFELARSVQLRPYNAIAFSGPIAVFVSVFLIYPLGQSGWFFAPSFGVAAIFRFILFFQGFHNWTLNPFHMMGVAGVLGAALLCAIHGATVENTLFEDGDGANTFRAFNPTQAEETYSMVTANRFWSQIFGVAFSNKRWLHFFMLFVPVTGLWMSALGVVGLALNLRAYDFVSQEIRAAEDPEFETFYTKNILLNEGIRAWMAAQDQPHENLIFPEEVLPRGNAL from the coding sequence ATGACTATAGCCCTTGGTAAATTTACCAAAGACGAAAAAGATTTATTTGATATTATGGATGACTGGTTACGGAGGGACCGCTTCGTTTTTGTAGGTTGGTCTGGTCTATTGCTCTTTCCTTGTGCCTATTTCGCTTTGGGGGGTTGGTTCACAGGTACAACCTTTGTAACTTCATGGTATACTCATGGATTGGCTAGTTCCTATTTAGAAGGTTGCAATTTTTTAACCGCTGCAGTTTCTACTCCTGCTAATAGTTTAGCGCATTCTTTGTTGTTACTGTGGGGTCCTGAAGCACAAGGAGATTTTACTCGTTGGTGTCAATTAGGCGGTCTGTGGGCTTTTGTTGCTCTCCACGGTGCTTTCGCATTAATAGGTTTTATGTTACGTCAATTTGAACTTGCTCGATCTGTTCAATTGCGACCTTATAATGCAATCGCATTCTCTGGTCCAATTGCTGTTTTTGTTTCTGTCTTTCTAATTTATCCACTAGGTCAATCTGGTTGGTTCTTTGCGCCTAGTTTTGGTGTAGCGGCTATATTTCGATTCATCCTCTTTTTCCAAGGGTTTCATAATTGGACATTGAACCCATTTCATATGATGGGAGTCGCTGGTGTACTGGGCGCGGCTCTGTTATGCGCTATTCATGGTGCTACTGTAGAAAATACTTTATTTGAAGATGGTGATGGTGCAAATACATTCCGTGCTTTTAACCCAACTCAAGCCGAAGAAACTTATTCAATGGTCACCGCTAACCGCTTTTGGTCACAAATCTTTGGGGTTGCTTTTTCCAATAAACGTTGGTTACATTTCTTTATGTTATTTGTACCAGTAACTGGTTTATGGATGAGTGCTCTTGGAGTAGTCGGTCTAGCTTTGAACCTACGTGCCTATGACTTCGTTTCCCAGGAAATCCGTGCAGCGGAAGATCCGGAATTTGAGACTTTCTATACTAAAAATATTCTTTTAAACGAAGGTATTCGCGCTTGGATGGCGGCTCAAGATCAGCCTCATGAAAACCTTATATTCCCTGAGGAGGTTCTACCACGTGGAAACGCTCTTTAA
- the rps14 gene encoding ribosomal protein S14, whose protein sequence is MAKKSLIYREKKRQKLEQKYHLIRRSLKKEISEIPSLSEKWKIHGKLQSPPRNSAPTRLHRRCFSTGRPRANYRDFGLSGHILREMVQACLLPGATRSSW, encoded by the coding sequence ATGGCAAAGAAAAGTTTGATTTATAGGGAGAAGAAGAGGCAAAAATTAGAACAAAAATATCATTTGATTCGTCGATCCTTAAAAAAGGAAATAAGTGAGATTCCGTCGCTAAGTGAGAAGTGGAAAATTCATGGAAAATTACAATCCCCACCGCGTAATAGTGCACCTACACGTCTTCATCGACGTTGCTTCTCGACCGGAAGACCGAGAGCTAACTATCGAGACTTTGGACTATCTGGACACATCCTTCGGGAAATGGTTCAGGCATGTTTATTGCCAGGGGCAACAAGATCAAGCTGGTAA